In Oryzihumus leptocrescens, the following are encoded in one genomic region:
- the greA gene encoding transcription elongation factor GreA, translating into MSDTATTTGSFLTQEAYDRLKAELEQLSGEGRTEIAKKIEAAREEGDLRENGGYHAAKEEQGKMEARIRQLTQLLETATVGEAPKNDGTVVPGMVVTVEMFGDQETFLLGSREIEGDELEVFSEKSPVGAAINGARIGDTVSYEAPNGKKIEVKILEAKPYAG; encoded by the coding sequence GTGAGCGACACTGCGACCACCACGGGGAGCTTCCTCACCCAGGAGGCGTACGACCGTCTCAAGGCAGAGCTCGAGCAGCTCTCCGGCGAGGGCCGCACCGAGATCGCCAAGAAGATCGAGGCGGCCCGCGAGGAGGGTGACCTCCGGGAGAACGGCGGCTACCACGCCGCCAAGGAGGAGCAGGGCAAGATGGAGGCCCGCATCCGCCAGCTCACCCAGCTGCTCGAGACCGCCACCGTCGGCGAGGCCCCGAAGAACGACGGCACCGTCGTGCCGGGCATGGTCGTCACCGTCGAGATGTTCGGCGACCAGGAGACCTTCCTGCTCGGCAGCCGCGAGATCGAGGGCGACGAGCTCGAGGTCTTCAGCGAGAAGTCCCCGGTCGGGGCGGCCATCAACGGCGCCAGGATCGGCGACACCGTGAGCTACGAGGCCCCCAACGGCAAGAAGATCGAGGTCAAGATCCTCGAGGCCAAGCCGTATGCCGGTTAG
- a CDS encoding DUF4307 domain-containing protein, translating to MPLPRPAPGTTRWWVIGTIGCAVGIAIAVWLGLASTVGQVSWTDIGYHVVDDSRVDVSYDVHRPTGKAVTCEVRALDSHFGTVGSVTVHVPAAGPDSVHRETTVRTTSRAVTGVVQTCSVDGAQ from the coding sequence GTGCCGCTGCCCCGCCCCGCCCCCGGAACCACGCGCTGGTGGGTCATCGGCACCATCGGGTGCGCCGTGGGCATCGCCATCGCCGTCTGGCTGGGCCTGGCGAGCACCGTCGGCCAGGTGTCGTGGACCGACATCGGCTACCACGTGGTCGACGACAGCCGGGTGGACGTGAGCTACGACGTGCACCGACCCACCGGCAAGGCCGTGACCTGCGAGGTCCGGGCGCTGGACTCCCACTTCGGCACGGTCGGCAGCGTCACCGTGCACGTGCCCGCCGCCGGGCCGGACTCGGTGCACCGGGAGACCACGGTCCGCACCACGTCGCGCGCCGTGACCGGCGTCGTCCAGACCTGCTCCGTGGACGGGGCGCAGTAG
- the mca gene encoding mycothiol conjugate amidase Mca: MAVHAHPDDESSKGAATMAKYVADGVEVLVVSCTGGERGDVLNPALKDDPEILRDLPDVRRREMAKAQEILGVQHTWLGFVDSGLPEGDPLPPLPEGCFALEPVEVSTEALVRVVREFRPHVMTTYDENGGYPHPDHVMTHVVGMSAFRAAGDPAAYPHAGEAWQPLKIYYNQTLSKGRILAFHDAMEQAGLESPYGEWIARWEDRGERTITTRIPCAEHFPTRDRALLAHATQIDPEGSWFMVPLEMQQEIWPTEDFEAALSYVPVEPIEDCLFAGLASLAEADALARKGGLELHYDGTSKDAS; this comes from the coding sequence ATGGCGGTGCACGCGCACCCCGACGACGAGTCGAGCAAGGGCGCGGCCACGATGGCCAAGTACGTCGCCGACGGTGTCGAGGTGCTGGTGGTCTCCTGCACGGGCGGCGAGCGCGGCGACGTGCTCAACCCTGCCCTCAAGGACGACCCCGAGATCCTGCGCGACCTGCCTGACGTGCGGCGCCGCGAGATGGCCAAGGCCCAGGAGATCCTGGGGGTGCAGCACACCTGGCTGGGCTTCGTCGACTCCGGTCTGCCCGAGGGTGACCCGCTGCCGCCGCTGCCGGAGGGGTGCTTCGCGCTCGAGCCGGTCGAGGTGAGCACCGAGGCCCTGGTGCGGGTCGTGCGCGAGTTCCGCCCGCACGTCATGACGACGTATGACGAGAACGGCGGCTACCCCCACCCCGACCACGTCATGACCCACGTGGTCGGCATGTCGGCGTTCCGCGCGGCGGGTGACCCCGCGGCATACCCGCACGCGGGCGAGGCGTGGCAGCCGCTGAAGATCTACTACAACCAGACCCTGTCCAAGGGCCGCATCCTGGCCTTCCACGACGCGATGGAGCAGGCCGGGCTGGAGTCCCCCTACGGCGAGTGGATCGCGCGCTGGGAGGACCGCGGCGAGCGCACCATCACCACGCGCATCCCCTGCGCGGAGCACTTCCCGACACGTGACCGGGCGCTGCTGGCCCACGCCACGCAGATCGACCCCGAGGGGTCGTGGTTCATGGTGCCGCTGGAGATGCAGCAGGAGATCTGGCCGACCGAGGACTTCGAGGCGGCCCTGTCCTACGTGCCGGTCGAGCCCATCGAGGACTGCCTGTTCGCCGGGCTGGCCTCGCTGGCCGAGGCTGACGCGCTGGCCCGCAAGGGCGGCCTCGAGCTGCACTACGACGGCACCAGCAAGGACGCATCGTGA
- a CDS encoding VOC family protein, producing MSGRVVHFEIPFDDAERAYAFYREAFGWQVQPVPDMNYTMVSTGPTGEQGPTEPGFIDGGLMGRGGNFTHPVVVIDVDDIDKALETIGSLGGSTLVPRMQVGEMGWTAYFRDPEGNTVGLWQTARG from the coding sequence ATGAGCGGTCGGGTCGTGCACTTCGAGATCCCGTTCGATGACGCCGAGCGCGCCTATGCGTTCTACCGTGAGGCGTTCGGCTGGCAGGTCCAGCCGGTGCCGGACATGAACTACACGATGGTCAGCACCGGCCCCACCGGGGAGCAGGGGCCGACCGAGCCGGGCTTCATCGACGGCGGGCTGATGGGCCGCGGCGGGAACTTCACCCACCCCGTGGTGGTCATCGACGTCGACGACATCGACAAGGCCCTGGAGACCATCGGCTCCCTCGGCGGCTCGACGCTGGTCCCGCGGATGCAGGTCGGCGAGATGGGCTGGACCGCCTACTTCCGCGACCCCGAGGGCAACACCGTCGGCCTGTGGCAGACCGCCCGGGGCTGA
- the trhA gene encoding PAQR family membrane homeostasis protein TrhA — protein sequence MSSRPVSSSPSPSSETSPGPVGSAVAALKPHLRGWIHAGTFPLALAAGIVLVCLAPTGTARLGAAVFGLTAAMLFGTSAVYHRGTWSPRVQGVLKRLDHSNIFLIIAGTYTPFALLLLPPEQSRTLLLIVWTGAIAGVLFRVLWVGAPRWLYTPVYVALGWVAVFYFGPLLQHGGVAVMTLIAVGGLLYTLGAVVYGTKRPNPSPRWFGFHEVFHVFTVAAFVVHYVAASLAVYSAGPPA from the coding sequence ATGAGCTCCCGCCCGGTCAGCAGCAGCCCATCCCCCTCCAGCGAGACCAGCCCCGGACCCGTCGGGTCCGCGGTCGCCGCGCTCAAACCGCACCTGCGTGGGTGGATCCACGCGGGCACCTTCCCCCTGGCCCTCGCGGCCGGGATCGTGCTCGTCTGCCTGGCCCCGACGGGCACCGCCCGGCTGGGCGCCGCGGTGTTCGGCCTCACCGCCGCGATGCTGTTCGGCACCTCCGCGGTCTACCACCGCGGCACCTGGTCGCCGCGGGTCCAGGGCGTGCTCAAGCGCCTGGACCACTCCAACATCTTCCTGATCATCGCCGGCACCTACACGCCCTTCGCCCTGCTCCTGCTGCCGCCGGAGCAGTCCCGCACGCTGCTGCTCATCGTCTGGACCGGAGCCATCGCCGGCGTGCTCTTCCGGGTGCTCTGGGTGGGCGCGCCCCGCTGGCTCTACACCCCGGTCTACGTCGCCCTGGGCTGGGTCGCGGTGTTCTACTTCGGGCCGCTGCTCCAGCACGGTGGGGTCGCCGTGATGACGCTGATCGCCGTGGGCGGCCTGCTCTACACCCTCGGCGCCGTGGTCTACGGCACGAAGCGCCCCAACCCCTCCCCGCGCTGGTTCGGCTTCCACGAGGTGTTCCACGTGTTCACCGTGGCGGCCTTCGTGGTGCACTACGTCGCGGCCTCGCTGGCCGTCTACTCCGCCGGCCCGCCTGCCTGA
- a CDS encoding isoprenyl transferase, whose amino-acid sequence MGLRNLLYGAYERRLIARLPQDRLPRHVGVMLDGNRRWAKANGADTAQGHQAGADNISPLLGWCEEVGVEVVTLWLLSTDNLNRPAAELTPLLRIIETAVAGLAASGRWRLNPVGALDLLPAETAHRLKEAADATRDVDGLLVNVAVGYGGRREIADAVRSMLQEHAARGTSIEELAEALDVEHIAEHLYTKGQPDPDLVIRTSGEQRLGGFLLWQSAHSEFYFCEAYWPDFRHVDFLRALRAYAERERRFGS is encoded by the coding sequence GTGGGTCTGCGGAACCTGTTGTACGGCGCGTACGAGCGCCGCCTCATTGCTCGCCTCCCTCAGGACCGGCTCCCGCGCCACGTGGGCGTCATGCTCGACGGCAACCGGCGCTGGGCCAAGGCCAACGGCGCCGACACCGCGCAGGGCCACCAGGCCGGTGCGGACAACATCTCCCCGCTGCTCGGGTGGTGCGAGGAGGTCGGCGTCGAGGTCGTCACCCTCTGGCTGCTGTCCACCGACAACCTCAACCGTCCCGCCGCCGAGCTCACCCCGCTGCTGCGGATCATCGAGACGGCCGTCGCCGGGCTGGCCGCCTCCGGGCGCTGGCGGCTCAACCCCGTCGGCGCGCTCGACCTGCTGCCGGCCGAGACGGCGCACCGGCTCAAGGAGGCTGCGGACGCGACCCGTGACGTCGACGGCCTGCTGGTCAACGTCGCGGTCGGCTACGGCGGCCGGCGGGAGATCGCCGACGCCGTGCGCTCGATGCTGCAGGAGCACGCGGCCCGGGGCACCTCGATCGAGGAGCTCGCCGAGGCCCTCGACGTCGAGCACATCGCCGAGCACCTCTACACCAAGGGGCAGCCCGACCCCGACCTGGTGATCCGGACCTCTGGCGAGCAGCGGCTGGGGGGCTTCCTGCTGTGGCAGAGCGCCCACAGCGAGTTCTACTTCTGCGAGGCCTACTGGCCCGACTTCCGCCACGTCGACTTCCTGCGGGCGCTGCGCGCCTACGCCGAGCGGGAGCGCCGCTTCGGGTCCTGA
- a CDS encoding PhoH family protein, with product MLRFAEHEVVLPVVVVTELEGKRHHPELGYFARQALRLLDDLRVREGRLDAPVVVGEHGGTLRVELNHTDPESLPAGFRLGDNDTRILAVARNLANEGCAVTVVSKDLPMRVKASAVGLDAEEYRAELAVDSGWTGMTELDVTVEQMDALYDAGRVEHDAARDLPCHTGLVLLSPRGSGLGRVGADKSVRLVRGDRDAFGLHGRSAEQRVALDLLLDPDVGIVSLGGRAGTGKSALALCAGLEAVMERRQHRKVVVFRPLYAVGGQELGYLPGSESEKMGPWAQAVFDTLGALVSHEVVEEVLDRGMLEVLPLTHIRGRSLHDAFVIVDEAQSLERNVLLTVLSRIGQNSKVVLTHDVAQRDNLRVGRHDGVAAVIEALKGHPLFAHVTLTRSERSPIAALVTDLLEGLEV from the coding sequence ATGCTCCGGTTCGCCGAGCACGAGGTCGTCCTCCCCGTGGTCGTGGTCACCGAGCTCGAGGGCAAGCGCCACCACCCCGAGCTGGGCTACTTCGCCCGCCAGGCCCTGCGCCTGCTGGACGACCTGCGCGTCCGTGAGGGCCGCCTCGACGCCCCGGTCGTCGTCGGGGAGCACGGGGGCACGCTGCGGGTGGAGCTCAACCACACCGATCCCGAGTCGCTGCCGGCCGGGTTCCGCCTCGGCGACAACGACACCCGGATCCTCGCGGTGGCCCGCAACCTGGCCAACGAGGGCTGCGCCGTCACCGTGGTGAGCAAGGACCTGCCGATGCGCGTCAAGGCCTCGGCGGTCGGTCTCGACGCCGAGGAGTACCGCGCCGAGCTCGCCGTCGACAGCGGCTGGACCGGCATGACCGAGCTCGACGTCACGGTCGAGCAGATGGACGCCCTCTACGACGCCGGGAGGGTCGAGCACGACGCGGCCCGCGACCTGCCCTGCCACACCGGCCTGGTGCTCCTGTCCCCGCGGGGCAGCGGGCTGGGCCGGGTCGGCGCCGACAAGTCCGTGCGGCTGGTGCGCGGCGACCGCGACGCGTTCGGCCTGCACGGCCGCAGCGCCGAGCAGCGGGTCGCCCTGGACCTGCTGCTGGACCCCGACGTGGGCATCGTCAGCCTCGGCGGCCGCGCCGGCACCGGCAAGAGCGCCCTGGCGCTGTGCGCCGGCCTGGAAGCGGTCATGGAGCGGCGCCAGCACCGCAAGGTCGTGGTCTTCCGCCCCCTGTATGCCGTGGGCGGCCAGGAGCTGGGCTACCTGCCGGGCAGCGAGTCGGAGAAGATGGGCCCCTGGGCCCAGGCCGTCTTCGACACCCTCGGTGCGCTGGTCTCCCACGAGGTGGTCGAGGAGGTCCTCGACCGCGGGATGCTCGAGGTGCTCCCGCTGACCCACATCCGTGGCCGCTCCCTGCACGACGCGTTCGTCATCGTGGACGAGGCGCAGAGCCTGGAGCGCAACGTCCTGCTCACCGTCCTGTCCCGCATCGGCCAGAACTCCAAGGTGGTGCTGACCCACGACGTGGCCCAGCGCGACAACCTCCGGGTCGGCCGGCACGACGGGGTCGCGGCCGTGATCGAGGCGCTCAAGGGTCACCCTCTGTTCGCACACGTCACGCTCACCCGCAGCGAGCGCAGCCCGATCGCGGCCCTGGTGACGGACCTGCTCGAGGGCCTGGAGGTCTGA
- a CDS encoding class II fumarate hydratase: protein MTDRVEHDSMGEVRVPAEALWGAQTARAVENFPISGLRMPAEIVHALARVKAAAAEVNAELGALDQQLAGAIADAAAEVADGRHDDHFPIDVFQTGSGTSTNMNVNEVVARLAHLSSGLAVHPNDHVNAGQSSNDTFPTAIRVAAAVAVARELVPALAHLAEALGRKEAEFASVVKAGRTHLMDAVPVTLGQEFSGYRRQVELGIARVQAAAEGVAELPLGGTAAGTGLNAAPGFAAAVIERLAAQTGVPLREAENHFEAQSTQDAVVALSGAVKVVAVSLTKICNDLRWMGSGPRAGLGEIHLPDLQPGSSIMPGKVNPVVPEATLMVCAQVIGNDLTITTAGASGAFELNVMLPVIGRNLLESVTFLAHAARLLADRCVDGITADEERCLDLAQGSPAIVTPLNRYIGYEAAAAVAKQALAERRSIRDVVLDRGHVANGELTEDQLDAALDVLAMTRPPA, encoded by the coding sequence ATGACCGATCGCGTGGAGCACGACTCGATGGGCGAGGTCCGGGTGCCGGCCGAGGCGCTGTGGGGCGCCCAGACCGCCCGGGCGGTCGAGAACTTCCCGATCTCGGGGCTGCGGATGCCGGCGGAGATCGTGCACGCCCTCGCCCGGGTGAAGGCGGCGGCGGCCGAGGTCAACGCCGAGCTCGGCGCCCTCGACCAGCAGCTGGCCGGCGCCATCGCCGACGCCGCGGCGGAGGTCGCCGACGGCCGCCACGACGACCACTTCCCCATCGACGTGTTCCAGACCGGCTCGGGCACCTCGACCAACATGAACGTCAACGAGGTCGTGGCGCGACTGGCGCACCTCAGCAGCGGCCTGGCGGTGCACCCCAACGACCACGTCAACGCCGGACAGTCCAGCAACGACACCTTCCCGACCGCGATCCGGGTCGCCGCCGCGGTGGCGGTGGCCCGCGAGCTGGTGCCCGCCCTGGCGCACCTGGCCGAGGCGCTCGGGCGCAAGGAGGCCGAGTTCGCCTCCGTGGTCAAGGCTGGACGCACCCACCTCATGGATGCCGTGCCGGTCACGCTGGGCCAGGAGTTCTCCGGCTACCGGCGCCAGGTCGAGCTCGGCATCGCCCGGGTGCAGGCTGCTGCCGAGGGCGTGGCCGAGCTGCCACTGGGCGGCACCGCGGCCGGCACCGGGCTCAACGCCGCGCCGGGCTTCGCGGCCGCGGTCATCGAGCGCCTCGCCGCGCAGACCGGGGTCCCTCTGCGTGAGGCGGAGAACCACTTCGAGGCCCAGTCCACCCAGGACGCCGTGGTGGCCCTCAGCGGCGCCGTGAAGGTGGTCGCGGTGAGCCTGACCAAGATCTGCAACGACCTGCGCTGGATGGGCTCGGGCCCGCGGGCCGGCCTGGGCGAGATCCACCTGCCCGACCTGCAGCCGGGGTCGAGCATCATGCCCGGCAAGGTCAACCCGGTGGTCCCCGAGGCCACCCTCATGGTCTGCGCCCAGGTCATCGGCAACGACCTGACCATCACCACCGCCGGCGCGAGCGGAGCCTTCGAGCTCAACGTGATGCTCCCGGTCATCGGGCGCAACCTGCTGGAGTCGGTGACCTTCCTGGCCCACGCCGCCCGCCTGCTGGCCGACCGCTGCGTCGACGGCATCACCGCCGACGAGGAGCGCTGCCTGGACCTGGCCCAGGGCTCCCCCGCGATCGTCACCCCGCTCAACCGCTACATCGGCTACGAAGCGGCTGCCGCCGTGGCCAAGCAGGCCCTGGCCGAGCGGCGCTCGATCCGGGACGTCGTCCTCGACCGCGGCCACGTCGCGAACGGCGAGCTCACCGAGGACCAGCTCGACGCCGCCCTGGACGTGCTGGCGATGACCCGCCCGCCCGCCTGA
- the coaA gene encoding type I pantothenate kinase, with protein sequence MSAVPHPHGHGLPSPYVELDRAAWARLRNQHPLSLSEADVTRLRGLGDRLDLEEIEQVYLPISRLLNFYVGATSGLHRITTDFLGEQPERTPFLIGVAGSVAVGKSTTARILRELLGRWPGTPRVELITTDGFLYPNAELERRGLLQRKGFPESYDRRALLRFVAEVKAGVEEVAAPVYSHLTYDIVPGARTVVRRPDVLIVEGLNVLQPPRVLADGRTGLSVSDFFDFSVYVDARPEDIKRWYVDRFFRLRGTAFADPDSYFHRYAALSDEEARATAERIWDTINAPNLAENVRPTRGRATLVLAKGEDHSVRRVRLRKL encoded by the coding sequence ATGAGCGCCGTGCCCCATCCCCACGGCCATGGCCTGCCCTCGCCCTACGTCGAGCTCGACCGCGCGGCGTGGGCCCGGCTGCGCAACCAGCACCCGCTGAGCCTGAGCGAGGCCGACGTCACCCGGCTGCGCGGGCTCGGGGACCGGCTCGACCTCGAGGAGATCGAGCAGGTCTACCTGCCGATCTCGCGGCTGCTCAACTTCTACGTCGGCGCCACCTCCGGCCTGCACCGGATCACCACCGACTTCCTGGGCGAGCAGCCCGAGCGCACGCCGTTCCTCATCGGCGTCGCCGGCTCGGTCGCCGTGGGCAAGTCCACGACCGCCCGGATCCTGCGCGAGCTCCTCGGCCGCTGGCCGGGCACCCCGCGGGTCGAGCTCATCACCACCGACGGCTTCCTCTACCCCAACGCCGAGCTCGAGCGCCGGGGACTGCTGCAGCGCAAGGGCTTCCCCGAGTCCTACGACCGCCGGGCGCTGCTCCGGTTCGTGGCCGAGGTCAAGGCGGGAGTGGAGGAGGTCGCCGCCCCGGTCTACTCGCACCTGACCTACGACATCGTCCCCGGCGCCCGGACCGTGGTGCGCCGCCCCGACGTGCTCATCGTCGAGGGCCTCAACGTGCTCCAGCCGCCGCGGGTGCTCGCGGACGGCCGCACCGGCCTGTCGGTCAGCGACTTCTTCGACTTCTCGGTCTACGTCGACGCCCGCCCCGAGGACATCAAGCGGTGGTACGTCGACCGGTTCTTCCGCCTGCGCGGCACCGCCTTCGCCGACCCCGACTCCTACTTCCACCGGTATGCCGCGCTGTCCGACGAGGAGGCCCGCGCCACCGCCGAGCGGATCTGGGACACCATCAACGCCCCCAACCTGGCCGAGAACGTCCGGCCCACCCGGGGTCGGGCGACCCTGGTCCTCGCCAAGGGCGAGGACCACAGCGTCCGGCGGGTCCGCCTGCGCAAGCTCTGA
- the glmS gene encoding glutamine--fructose-6-phosphate transaminase (isomerizing), protein MCGIVGYVGPNVDGKALDVVLEGLARLEYRGYDSAGVALVTGDHVSTEKRAGKLVNLTEALASHPLPESSTGIGHTRWATHGGPTDENAHPHRGGQDGKLALIHNGIIENFHALKSGLLADGVHFLSETDTEVVAQLLAKAYEQTHDLTAAMQQVVGDLEGAFTLLAVHADQPGVVVGARRNSPLVVGLGQGENFLGSDVAAFIGYTRSALELEQDQIVTITPESATVINFDGSPAQGKQFEVTWDAAAAEKGGYPNFMAKEINEQPHAVADTLLGRTDETGRLVLDELRISEDDLRAVDKIVIIACGTAAYAGMVAKYAIEHWCRIPCEVELAHEFRYRDPVVNERTLVVAISQSGETMDTLMAVKHARELGAKVVAVCNTHGSTIPRESDAVLYTHAGPEIAVASTKAFLAQITACYILGLYLAQLRGGTYADEAQAVMKDLHEVPAKIQQVLDGLDRVREIARFMADTRSVLFLGRHVGYPVALEGALKLKELAYIHAEGFAAGELKHGPIALIEPGQPVFVIVPSPSSEHGLHGKVVSNIQEIRARGARTLVIAEDGDEDVVPFADVVIRVPQTPALLAPLVTTVPLQVFACELATAKGLDVDQPRNLAKSVTVE, encoded by the coding sequence ATGTGCGGAATCGTTGGATACGTCGGCCCGAACGTCGACGGCAAGGCGCTGGACGTCGTCCTCGAGGGGCTGGCCCGGCTGGAGTACCGCGGCTACGACTCGGCGGGCGTGGCCCTGGTCACCGGTGACCACGTCTCGACCGAGAAGCGGGCCGGCAAGCTGGTCAACCTCACCGAGGCGCTGGCGAGCCACCCCCTGCCGGAGAGCTCGACCGGCATCGGTCACACCCGGTGGGCGACCCATGGCGGCCCCACCGACGAGAACGCCCACCCGCACCGCGGTGGCCAGGACGGCAAGCTCGCCCTGATCCACAACGGCATCATCGAGAACTTCCACGCCCTCAAGTCCGGCCTCCTCGCCGACGGCGTGCACTTCCTGTCCGAGACCGACACCGAGGTCGTCGCGCAGCTGCTGGCCAAGGCCTACGAGCAGACCCACGACCTGACCGCCGCGATGCAGCAGGTCGTCGGCGACCTCGAGGGCGCGTTCACCCTCCTGGCCGTGCACGCCGACCAGCCCGGCGTCGTCGTCGGCGCTCGCCGCAACTCCCCGCTCGTCGTCGGCCTCGGCCAGGGCGAGAACTTCCTCGGCTCCGACGTCGCCGCGTTCATCGGCTACACCCGCAGCGCGCTCGAGCTCGAGCAGGACCAGATCGTCACGATCACCCCCGAGTCAGCCACCGTCATCAACTTCGACGGCAGCCCGGCGCAGGGCAAGCAGTTCGAGGTCACCTGGGACGCCGCGGCCGCCGAGAAGGGCGGCTACCCCAACTTCATGGCCAAGGAGATCAACGAGCAGCCGCACGCGGTCGCCGACACCCTCCTGGGCCGCACCGACGAGACCGGCCGGCTGGTGCTCGACGAGCTGCGCATCTCCGAGGACGACCTGCGCGCCGTCGACAAGATCGTCATCATCGCCTGCGGCACCGCCGCCTACGCGGGCATGGTCGCCAAGTACGCCATCGAGCACTGGTGCCGCATCCCGTGCGAGGTCGAGCTGGCGCACGAGTTCCGCTACCGCGACCCGGTGGTCAACGAGCGCACCCTGGTCGTGGCGATCTCGCAGTCCGGCGAGACGATGGACACCCTCATGGCCGTCAAGCACGCCCGTGAGCTCGGCGCCAAGGTGGTCGCCGTCTGCAACACCCACGGCTCGACCATCCCGCGCGAGTCCGACGCGGTGCTCTACACCCACGCCGGCCCGGAGATCGCCGTCGCCTCCACCAAGGCGTTCCTGGCCCAGATCACCGCCTGCTACATCCTCGGCCTCTACCTCGCCCAGCTGCGCGGTGGCACCTACGCCGACGAGGCGCAGGCGGTCATGAAGGACCTGCACGAGGTCCCCGCCAAGATCCAGCAGGTCCTCGACGGCCTCGACCGCGTCCGCGAGATCGCCCGCTTCATGGCCGACACCCGCTCGGTGCTCTTCCTCGGCCGCCACGTCGGCTACCCGGTGGCCCTCGAGGGCGCGCTGAAGCTCAAGGAGCTGGCCTACATCCACGCCGAGGGCTTTGCCGCCGGCGAGCTCAAGCACGGCCCGATCGCCCTGATCGAGCCCGGCCAGCCGGTGTTCGTCATCGTGCCCTCGCCGAGCAGCGAGCACGGCCTGCACGGCAAGGTCGTCAGCAACATCCAGGAGATCCGCGCCCGCGGCGCCCGCACCCTCGTCATCGCCGAGGACGGCGACGAGGACGTCGTGCCGTTCGCCGACGTGGTGATCCGGGTGCCGCAGACCCCTGCGCTGCTGGCGCCGCTGGTCACCACGGTCCCGCTGCAGGTCTTCGCCTGCGAGCTGGCCACGGCCAAGGGCCTGGACGTCGACCAGCCGCGCAACCTGGCCAAGTCGGTCACGGTCGAGTGA
- a CDS encoding holo-ACP synthase, translated as MILGVGIDVVDVERFGQTLERTPSLRDRLFTESERELGLNSLAARFAAKEALAKALGAPAGMHWSDVTVMRGDDGRPHLQIIGSVQARADALGVHSLHVSLSHDAGIASAVVIAEG; from the coding sequence ATGATCCTCGGCGTCGGCATCGACGTCGTCGACGTCGAGCGCTTCGGGCAGACCCTGGAGCGCACGCCCAGCCTGAGGGACCGGCTGTTCACCGAGTCCGAGCGCGAGCTCGGGCTGAACTCCCTCGCCGCGCGGTTCGCCGCGAAGGAGGCCCTCGCCAAGGCGCTCGGCGCGCCCGCGGGCATGCACTGGAGCGACGTCACCGTGATGCGCGGCGACGACGGCCGCCCGCACCTGCAGATCATCGGCAGCGTGCAGGCCCGGGCCGACGCCCTGGGCGTGCACAGCCTGCACGTGTCGCTGTCGCACGACGCCGGCATCGCCTCGGCCGTGGTCATCGCCGAGGGCTGA